The following is a genomic window from Rana temporaria chromosome 7, aRanTem1.1, whole genome shotgun sequence.
catttttagtgctttttgcagatttgcagtacagtccatttaacatggtttcctatggaacacgttctgtagggcaaatctgcaaaatgcaaaaagcacaaaaaatgcataggtgtgaatctagcCTGAAGGATAATTTCCCTTTATAAAAAATAGACTGAATTTGAATAAAGACTGTAAGAATattcaaaaataacaaacacgtgcCCTGATTTTATTAGCAGGTTAATTTAGGCTGAATTGTGCTTATCTTCTAAGAGtacagtttttaaaatatttaagacttgtattattattattattcttcaggatttgtatagcgccaacagtttacgcagtgctttacaatgtaaaaAGGAGAcgatacagttacaatacaatagaatacaagagggttaagcgGACCCtgctaagagcttacaatctaaacttTAACGCCTACAAATTCTCTTTCGTCTTCATCAGCCTTAAATTCAGGGCACAGGTTGAAAACTATCTCTTGAAAAAAGTAACAGGTGTAATAATGGACTTCAGAAAgtcaagaaaaatatatttagtgTATTTTTGAGGCTATTTCGAGTTTTATTTACGTTCATCGTGATAGGTGGGTGTGCAAGGTGGTATTTCAAGGTGAGCGGTTGAGCTGTCACTGTGCAGCGTATAAGGAAAGACTGCCGTCTATAGATCCTAATCCTTAGATGCTTGGAGCTAGGCTTTGCTGAAAAATTGACCGCATTGGGAAAACTTACTAGTTTTATAGTCCAGGTAATGCCTAGCAATCCCTCCAAGCTGGAAATTAGGTCACGCTGCTAACGACACAACTACAAATTACTTGTCGCCTCCAGCTAGAAGGTTTTTAAATCATTAACAGGTTAAAGTGCATGCAGGCAGTACACAGCCCCAGATACAGGACACATGGTTGGGTTGAACAGAGACAGCTGGATGTTGTAATGTGCTGCTATTATTGAGCATCAGTTTAGAAGTACTGTATCTGTTAAATAGTCTGTGATTGCCGCTAACCCGGCCCGAGATGCTGAGATATTTTAAGATGGCTCTTGACTTCCCCTCCCTCTTATTCAAATTTTCAAGTCTAAAGATAAACCATCTCAGGAGAATAGCCAGCCACCCTTTACCTCCTCCCCTGTTCCTTAAGCATTAAAAAGATCATGAGTCAGAGAAATGTTTTCATTAGgcatttctttctctttcttcccattctggtttttttttttttttacatttattttatttttatttttagtttccaCCCATGTTACAGGATACAGATTCTGTCTTCAGCAGCCGTGCTTTGTGCTTGCTAAGAATGGATTACCATCGCCTGATCGTGAGACAGCCAGCAAGCATCCCTTTGTTAAGCTCCCCCAAACTGCTCCTGGGTGCCGTGGTAACTTCTTCTGTGCCTCCTCTCCTAGAAAAGCAAAGGTGAATAGAAGCCAAAACTCTGGACTGGTTTTATGAATCGGGCATGAAGGACCGCATAGACCATCTCACTGATGGAAGATATTTCCGACACTATTGAGGCTCGAATGTGGAGGGTCTCCTTAGCGGTTTCAAGACTGTTTTTTGCCACCTGGTGTCTACCACTGTCCTTCAGGATTCTATCCAAGGTGAACTCTATTCCAAACCATGAACCAGTCACAAACATTTGATTGGGGGACTGTCAACGCCAGCGGATTTATATTGAATACAACTGAGCATCACCCTTGCCCACTGGGTTTTGGCCACTACAATTCAGTGGACATATGCATCCTGGAAACCACAATAATTGTGCTGCTAACCTTTTTGATCATCACTGGTAACTTGACTGTCATCTTCGTCTTTCATTGTGCCCCACTCCTGCATCATTACACCACTAGTTATTTCATTCAAACCATGGCATATGCAGACTTGCTGGTTGGAGTTAGTTGTTTGGTGCCCACCTTATCTTTGCTACATTACTCCACAGGAGTCCATGAATCCCTGACTTGTCAAGTGTTTGGATACATCATTTCAGTCCTGAAAAGTGTCTCCATGGCTTGTTTGGCCTTTATCAGTGTGGACCGGTACCTGGCCATTACTAAACCTCTGTCCTACAACCAGTTGGTCACCCCATGCAGACTGCGCCTCTGCATTGTACTGATATGGATTTATTCCTGTTTGATCTTCCTACCATCTTTCTTCGGCTGGGGTAAACCTGGCTACCACGGGGACATCTTCGAGTGGTGTGCCATTGCTTGGCACACCAGTGCCTACTTCACCGCTTTCATTGTGTGCCTGCTCTATGCTCCAGCAGCACTAGTTATATGTTTTACATACTTTCACATCTTCCGTATTTGTCGCCAACACACCAAAGAAATGAGTGACCGCCGCGCTCGCTTTCCCAGCCATGAAGCTGAATCAACTGGGGAAGCTGGGCCTGCTCACAGCCCGGATCGACGGTACGCCATGGTTTTGTTCCGGATAACCAGCGTTTTCTACATGCTTTGGCTACCGTACATAATTTATTTTCTGTTGGAAAGTTGGAGGGCGCTGTCAAATCCGGCCCTGTCTTTTCTCACCACCTGGTTGGCCATAAGCAATAGTTTCTGTAACTGTGTCATTTACAGCTTATCCAACAGTGTTTTCCGCCTCGGTCTTAGGAGGCTGTCTGA
Proteins encoded in this region:
- the GPR52 gene encoding G-protein coupled receptor 52; protein product: MNQSQTFDWGTVNASGFILNTTEHHPCPLGFGHYNSVDICILETTIIVLLTFLIITGNLTVIFVFHCAPLLHHYTTSYFIQTMAYADLLVGVSCLVPTLSLLHYSTGVHESLTCQVFGYIISVLKSVSMACLAFISVDRYLAITKPLSYNQLVTPCRLRLCIVLIWIYSCLIFLPSFFGWGKPGYHGDIFEWCAIAWHTSAYFTAFIVCLLYAPAALVICFTYFHIFRICRQHTKEMSDRRARFPSHEAESTGEAGPAHSPDRRYAMVLFRITSVFYMLWLPYIIYFLLESWRALSNPALSFLTTWLAISNSFCNCVIYSLSNSVFRLGLRRLSETICSPCMCSKDKKDRDPKPRKRANSCSI